A region from the Polaribacter sp. Hel1_33_78 genome encodes:
- a CDS encoding sulfatase-like hydrolase/transferase has translation MALKNILILLLFIGGSLFGQTQKPNIVFIMTDDQSSIPLRSSDNQNQSRPFGFNGDSKVHTPIIDGLASNGIVFNNAFVSSSICSPSRYSILTGKYAGRSEGTSFINNFPLGNLSRIANNIELEENKTNVPKQLQNAGYKTAFIGKSHIIDHNVLASYTEGNNGFMAYSKTADPYASSVSDAMKFNHDKWSDRMKEFGFDVVDAFYAANLRELKNDALNVHNVEYKNKAVLDFIDNAGDDPFFVYYSETIPHGPSPYWIKNDKYYAGLDADVNITSQGILTQDYSYLPTRDQIINEINGIAGKDSRHAWLRWFDHAVGAVVNKLEEKGKLDNTLIIITSDHGDFNKGKSTNYEGGIKVPLMMYWKNGISTTGTYDELVQNIDFAATFLDIAGVNISNSEIDGKSLKEVITNNSKAPVHDHLFFELGYSRAIRTKDWKYVTVRYPDGINTKIANGETFNGINGTQVPLPYYIPNVSLGGLAAAQYPLYNIKDQLFDLKNDPYETTNLFNTQPQKSTELRNILRTELLSFPNRPYQEFTDTNVDLSVSTENTSILGKVLAGYQGWFNTPTDGSNRGWQHYKTASGAFEPGQVTVDFWPDMSEADADEKYATPFTHKDGSQANVFSSTNTKTVNRHFKWMNDYDIDGVFFQQFASNLRSNNPKGRANALVVFDNIIAGAKANNNRLVSIMYDLSGSNATGTMINDIKQHWQEMANKHGVNDNTKEYVLTYQQKPVVAIWGVGFNRTDNYDLDDIEELINYFKNDGCAVLLGVPRNWRTPGQGDAINNPQLLNVIKSADIVHPWTPGRYSNISGIDSHKSIIIADKAWCDAENLLYMPVVFPGFSWQNLKKSQGEISSLNSIPRLKGDFLWRQFYNAIDAGSQTVYVAMFDEMDEGTCIFKVDNNPPSSAESQFTNYEGLPNDYYLWLTGKAGEALRGEINLTSNQPSYPNLPDITNYYVEEFGDDTNTGTSLGTAVSTVKKAYNLAKEGSTINISGAVIQNSKISVQKSMNFMGTDNAIISPDANKQDTDRLFHISKPNLNVSFSDITFKGNKESSINGGAINMNTNSNLTFTNSIFDDNSTGGVDKAGGGLFFSEGNVTITNSIFKNNLARGNGGAISGSGDGTLTITNSLFINNTAANINKIDGNGDRANGGAINIFGDGRKVIMSKNTFYNNQATFQGGGLYFGGLNATSNLENITVFGNKVILTSAEAGKAGGIRIEGNRNFEIKNSLIYDNLLGDTMNPESDINIASVVQLNFINSLSGVSKGFGPDDMYSSSKIKAALTSSNLHFNETSGKVEYDIAPNGDNTPVDFGTDGNDAGAWDSMFVLSLDDNQVPNEKFSIYYDKTVKNIQIITSFTSLMKVTIYNINGSQVVLKNQMDAKDEIDISYLESGVYILKANIEGKYFSRKFILY, from the coding sequence ATGGCATTAAAAAATATACTTATTCTTTTATTATTTATTGGGGGCTCTTTATTTGGACAAACCCAAAAACCAAATATTGTTTTTATAATGACTGATGATCAAAGTTCAATTCCTTTGAGAAGCAGTGATAATCAAAATCAGTCAAGACCATTTGGTTTTAATGGAGATTCTAAAGTGCATACACCTATCATTGATGGTTTAGCTAGCAATGGTATAGTTTTTAACAATGCATTTGTTTCATCCTCTATTTGTAGTCCAAGCAGATATAGTATTTTAACAGGAAAATATGCTGGAAGATCTGAAGGCACAAGCTTTATAAATAATTTTCCCTTAGGTAATTTGAGTAGAATTGCTAATAATATTGAATTAGAAGAAAACAAAACAAACGTACCCAAACAGCTGCAAAATGCAGGTTATAAAACGGCATTTATTGGTAAATCTCATATCATAGATCATAATGTCTTAGCGAGTTATACCGAAGGTAATAATGGTTTTATGGCTTATTCAAAAACAGCAGACCCTTACGCATCTTCAGTTTCTGATGCTATGAAATTTAATCATGATAAATGGTCAGATCGCATGAAAGAATTTGGCTTTGATGTGGTAGATGCTTTTTATGCTGCCAATTTAAGAGAGCTTAAAAACGATGCTTTAAATGTGCATAATGTTGAGTATAAGAACAAAGCAGTATTAGATTTTATAGATAATGCTGGAGATGATCCTTTTTTTGTGTATTATAGTGAAACCATTCCGCATGGACCTTCACCTTATTGGATAAAAAATGACAAATATTATGCAGGCTTAGATGCCGATGTAAATATTACTTCTCAAGGTATTTTAACTCAAGATTATTCCTATTTACCAACAAGAGATCAAATTATAAATGAAATTAACGGAATTGCTGGCAAAGATTCAAGGCATGCTTGGTTGCGATGGTTTGATCATGCAGTAGGCGCTGTTGTGAATAAACTCGAAGAAAAAGGGAAATTAGATAATACGTTAATTATTATCACCTCAGATCATGGAGATTTTAACAAAGGAAAATCTACAAATTATGAAGGAGGAATTAAAGTTCCGTTAATGATGTATTGGAAAAATGGCATATCAACTACTGGAACATATGATGAGTTGGTTCAAAATATAGATTTTGCGGCTACTTTTTTAGATATAGCAGGGGTGAATATTTCTAATTCTGAAATAGATGGTAAAAGCTTAAAAGAAGTAATTACGAACAATTCAAAAGCACCAGTGCATGACCACCTCTTTTTTGAGTTGGGATATTCAAGAGCCATACGGACAAAAGATTGGAAATACGTAACAGTGCGTTATCCTGATGGCATCAATACAAAAATTGCAAATGGAGAAACTTTTAATGGTATAAATGGTACTCAAGTCCCCTTACCCTATTATATTCCTAATGTTTCTTTAGGTGGTTTAGCGGCTGCTCAATATCCTTTATACAATATAAAAGATCAATTATTCGATTTAAAAAACGATCCTTATGAAACTACTAATCTTTTTAATACACAACCTCAAAAATCTACAGAATTAAGAAATATATTAAGAACAGAATTGCTTAGTTTTCCCAACAGACCCTATCAAGAATTCACAGATACCAATGTAGATTTGTCGGTTAGTACAGAAAATACTTCAATTTTGGGCAAGGTTTTGGCAGGTTATCAAGGTTGGTTTAATACACCAACAGATGGCTCAAATCGTGGCTGGCAGCATTATAAAACTGCAAGTGGTGCCTTTGAGCCAGGACAAGTAACTGTAGATTTTTGGCCAGACATGAGTGAAGCAGATGCAGATGAAAAATATGCAACACCTTTTACGCACAAAGATGGATCTCAAGCTAATGTGTTTTCTTCAACCAATACAAAAACCGTAAATCGTCATTTTAAATGGATGAATGATTATGACATTGATGGTGTTTTCTTTCAACAATTTGCTTCCAATTTAAGGTCTAATAACCCAAAAGGTAGGGCCAATGCTCTTGTTGTATTTGACAATATTATAGCCGGAGCAAAAGCAAATAACAATAGATTAGTTAGTATTATGTATGATTTATCTGGATCCAATGCAACAGGAACCATGATAAATGATATTAAACAACATTGGCAAGAAATGGCTAACAAACACGGGGTTAATGATAACACAAAAGAGTATGTATTAACCTACCAACAAAAACCTGTGGTAGCAATCTGGGGTGTTGGTTTTAATAGAACGGATAATTACGATTTAGACGATATAGAAGAATTGATCAACTATTTTAAAAACGATGGTTGTGCAGTTTTATTAGGCGTTCCAAGAAATTGGAGAACTCCAGGACAAGGAGATGCCATTAATAACCCTCAGCTGCTTAACGTCATAAAATCAGCAGACATTGTACATCCTTGGACGCCTGGAAGGTATAGTAATATTAGTGGTATTGATAGTCATAAGAGTATTATAATTGCGGATAAAGCATGGTGTGATGCAGAAAACTTATTATATATGCCTGTAGTTTTTCCAGGTTTTAGTTGGCAGAATTTAAAGAAAAGTCAAGGAGAAATTTCTAGCCTTAACAGTATACCAAGATTAAAAGGAGATTTTCTATGGCGTCAATTTTATAATGCTATAGATGCTGGTTCACAGACAGTTTATGTAGCAATGTTTGATGAAATGGACGAAGGTACCTGTATCTTTAAAGTAGATAATAATCCACCTTCATCAGCAGAAAGTCAATTTACAAATTATGAAGGCTTACCAAACGATTATTATTTATGGCTTACAGGTAAAGCAGGCGAAGCTTTAAGAGGTGAAATTAATCTGACTTCAAACCAACCTTCTTATCCTAATTTACCAGATATAACAAATTATTATGTGGAAGAATTTGGAGATGACACCAATACAGGAACAAGTCTAGGAACGGCCGTTTCAACTGTTAAAAAAGCTTACAATCTTGCAAAAGAAGGAAGTACAATTAATATCTCTGGAGCTGTAATACAGAATTCTAAAATTTCAGTTCAAAAAAGCATGAATTTTATGGGCACAGATAATGCCATAATTTCACCAGATGCAAATAAACAAGATACAGACCGATTATTTCATATTAGCAAACCAAATCTTAATGTTTCTTTTTCAGATATTACCTTTAAAGGAAACAAGGAATCATCAATTAATGGTGGAGCAATAAATATGAATACGAACTCTAATTTAACTTTTACCAATAGCATATTTGATGATAATTCTACAGGAGGCGTAGATAAAGCTGGTGGAGGTCTATTTTTTAGTGAAGGAAATGTAACGATTACAAACTCAATTTTCAAAAATAATTTAGCTAGAGGAAATGGTGGTGCAATTAGTGGTTCTGGAGACGGAACTTTAACCATAACTAATTCTTTATTTATAAATAATACAGCAGCAAATATTAACAAAATTGATGGAAATGGAGATAGAGCCAATGGTGGTGCAATAAATATTTTTGGAGATGGCAGAAAAGTAATAATGTCTAAAAATACATTTTATAATAACCAAGCAACTTTTCAAGGCGGAGGTTTATATTTTGGTGGTTTAAATGCTACCAGTAATTTAGAAAATATAACTGTTTTTGGTAACAAAGTAATCTTAACATCTGCAGAAGCAGGAAAAGCTGGTGGAATTAGAATTGAAGGAAATAGAAATTTCGAGATTAAAAACTCCTTGATTTATGACAATCTTTTAGGGGATACCATGAACCCAGAATCTGATATAAATATTGCTTCCGTAGTCCAATTAAACTTTATAAATTCATTGTCTGGTGTTTCTAAAGGTTTTGGACCAGATGACATGTATAGCTCCTCTAAAATAAAAGCAGCTTTAACTTCTTCTAATTTACATTTTAATGAAACATCTGGAAAAGTAGAATATGATATTGCACCAAATGGAGATAATACTCCTGTAGATTTTGGAACTGATGGAAATGATGCGGGTGCTTGGGACTCAATGTTTGTCTTGTCACTTGACGATAACCAAGTTCCAAATGAGAAATTTAGCATTTATTATGATAAAACTGTAAAAAATATACAGATCATAACATCATTCACGTCATTGATGAAGGTTACAATTTACAATATAAATGGAAGTCAAGTAGTACTCAAAAACCAAATGGATGCAAAAGATGAAATTGATATTTCATATTTAGAAAGTGGAGTTTATATCCTAAAAGCGAATATCGAAGGGAAATATTTTTCACGAAAGTTTATTCTTTATTAA
- a CDS encoding carboxypeptidase-like regulatory domain-containing protein, which translates to MFKKSSVVYLFLFLSLVFNAQETIKVEGLIVDKDKYPVPYAAVSILSKSIGTASNDDGGFVLKLIQDNLKDSITVSALGFKTFTIKVEDFIGLDEKIITLVEDVVSLDEITLVDYKSYVKDALKNLKNTTQRKGHQLNILYRRFSNENGTSRFLVEHYLKVYDRGPTSSEFEEIEVAESRKSNDYRFAKKKQKFHAAVMIAKQNPLRKGIYRNDYKWEVIDDTSYDGEDVIVVEGKQKENPKKWIKLYIGIDTKGIYKLENYNLKAVYIYKKNKEGKLVLSYHNREYVFNEKVTPYMKKLLKLKSNMIKLSYRHEAIVLGVENNGKKIRVRDNIIKGKDIGDYNIEYNSDFWKNINLPPDSKFYKRSAKQLEELFGIPLENQFKLIKY; encoded by the coding sequence ATGTTTAAAAAAAGTAGTGTTGTTTATTTATTTTTATTTTTAAGTTTAGTTTTTAATGCGCAAGAAACTATAAAAGTAGAGGGTTTAATAGTTGATAAGGACAAATACCCAGTACCTTATGCTGCCGTTAGTATTTTATCGAAATCTATTGGAACCGCAAGTAATGATGATGGTGGTTTTGTTTTAAAATTAATTCAAGATAATCTTAAGGATTCCATTACAGTTTCTGCATTAGGTTTTAAAACTTTTACAATTAAAGTAGAAGATTTTATAGGACTTGACGAAAAAATAATTACCCTTGTTGAAGATGTAGTTTCCTTAGATGAAATTACGTTAGTAGATTATAAATCTTATGTAAAAGATGCACTTAAAAATCTAAAAAATACAACTCAAAGAAAAGGACATCAACTAAATATTTTATACAGAAGGTTTTCGAATGAAAATGGTACTTCAAGGTTTTTAGTAGAGCATTACTTAAAAGTGTATGATAGAGGTCCAACTTCTAGCGAATTTGAGGAGATAGAAGTTGCAGAGTCCAGAAAATCGAATGATTATAGATTTGCAAAAAAGAAACAAAAGTTTCATGCTGCTGTAATGATTGCAAAACAAAACCCGCTAAGAAAAGGAATTTATAGAAATGATTATAAATGGGAAGTTATAGATGATACCTCTTATGATGGTGAAGATGTTATTGTTGTTGAAGGTAAGCAAAAAGAAAATCCAAAGAAATGGATAAAACTATACATTGGTATTGACACAAAGGGAATATACAAATTAGAAAATTACAATCTAAAAGCTGTTTATATTTATAAAAAAAATAAAGAAGGAAAATTAGTTTTAAGTTATCATAATAGGGAATATGTTTTTAATGAAAAAGTGACTCCATACATGAAAAAACTCTTAAAATTGAAAAGTAATATGATCAAATTATCATATCGACATGAGGCTATAGTATTAGGTGTTGAGAATAATGGGAAAAAAATAAGAGTTCGTGATAATATTATTAAAGGAAAAGATATAGGCGATTATAACATCGAATACAATTCAGACTTTTGGAAAAATATTAACCTACCACCCGACTCTAAATTTTATAAACGAAGTGCGAAACAGCTTGAGGAATTATTTGGCATTCCATTAGAAAACCAATTTAAATTAATAAAGTATTAA
- a CDS encoding SusC/RagA family TonB-linked outer membrane protein: MEKLKLSLILLFFPLIIFSQKNIIKGKITDKTGEPLLGVSILLKDSQIGTTSDLDGNYSINTKEKTEGVLIFNYLGFAVKNVNFTKNTKDLTVVLIESAEQLEEIVVTALGIKRDKKSLSYSTQGVNTEDMTEARSSNFLNALSGKAAGVQITNSSTPTGSTRVIIRGLTSITGNNQPLYILDGVPLDSSSGDAGVSVWDEGDDIDLGSPISGINPDDIDSIQILKGANASALYGSRASNGVVIITTKKAKKGTSKINVNVNSNLSIVSNREYPNYQYSYGAGNGGRLVQNTGQLDPTTGLPMVGSYNRAYGAPFLGQQVLDYNGTVGTYAPDINNVKDLYQTGVVNTNTFSISRATDKNTLRFSYGKTIGDHVIKRMEEINRDNIALRMSQNITDKLTANVSFIYTHQKVNNRMYQNGSNRNPANNYMYMLPNMSQSNLLPYINENNEAFQYEGDFNNPYWNIFENSNQDITNRVVANITLNWTILKGLKLKTRINGAINNVDRQEFNNKGADYDPNGLYREVNISRENWNYEAILNYTKKFNDLSLVSLIGVNRFDVRTDGNRLTAISLVERDIMSLSNGDEFAPEIFINNNKRINSVYGSVSLGYQKTYFLDFTARNDWASTLPASNNSYFYPSVGGTILFSEFIPRNDILTFGKIRASYAQVGNDTGFNQIRNSYVQGGNYNNTDWVALERIRKNLELKPELTSSTEFGIEAKFFNNRISFDGTYYKSSTNNQIINVSTTPTSGFVGKFLNAGEIQNEGMELFLSAKLFDKKFKWSTDINWSKNESFVASLFDGVESRLVRSWFNVGVFAEVGEPFGNIRGNSQLVDPETGTPLVLANGRAAWESNQLLGNAQPDWIGSIRNSFSYKGFSLNFLVDVKMGGDLYSGTMAKTYNHGVHAGTLEGREEWLLSTLILGENNNERQGRGLFGNNYADSDRPKGRIYENSALGVQDADGNWAAERDANGEIIYTQRWLNPQVYGFDGLQDQRRFVYDASYVKLREVTFGYNIPHRLIKKIKIKNAKISVVGRNLWTIYRNTPQGIDPESGTTSGNGQGIEYGSFLPTRTFGVNVKLVF, translated from the coding sequence ATGGAGAAATTAAAACTAAGTTTAATACTTCTTTTTTTTCCTTTGATTATTTTTTCTCAAAAAAATATCATTAAAGGAAAAATAACAGATAAGACAGGAGAACCTCTTTTAGGTGTTTCTATATTACTAAAAGATAGTCAAATAGGGACCACTTCAGACTTAGATGGTAATTATAGTATTAATACAAAAGAAAAGACTGAAGGAGTATTGATTTTTAACTATTTAGGATTTGCAGTTAAAAATGTCAACTTTACAAAAAACACAAAAGATCTTACTGTCGTATTAATAGAATCTGCTGAGCAATTGGAAGAAATAGTGGTGACAGCTCTTGGTATTAAAAGAGATAAAAAATCATTGTCTTACTCCACTCAGGGAGTTAATACGGAAGACATGACGGAGGCTAGATCTTCTAATTTCTTAAATGCTTTATCAGGTAAGGCAGCTGGTGTGCAAATCACAAATTCATCGACTCCAACAGGTTCAACGAGAGTAATTATTAGAGGCTTAACTTCTATAACAGGTAACAATCAGCCTTTATACATTTTAGACGGTGTCCCTTTAGATAGTTCATCGGGTGATGCAGGTGTTTCTGTTTGGGATGAAGGAGATGATATTGACTTAGGAAGCCCAATATCTGGTATTAATCCAGATGATATTGATTCTATTCAAATTTTAAAAGGTGCAAACGCATCTGCGCTATATGGTTCTAGAGCTTCTAATGGTGTAGTAATTATTACAACTAAAAAAGCTAAAAAGGGTACTAGTAAAATAAATGTAAATGTCAATTCTAACCTATCTATTGTTTCAAACAGAGAATATCCAAATTATCAATATTCTTATGGTGCAGGTAATGGTGGACGATTGGTACAAAATACGGGACAACTAGATCCCACAACTGGATTGCCAATGGTTGGTTCCTACAATAGAGCTTATGGAGCACCTTTTTTAGGGCAGCAGGTACTAGATTATAATGGTACTGTTGGTACTTATGCTCCAGATATAAATAATGTAAAAGATTTATATCAGACTGGTGTTGTAAATACCAACACATTTTCAATTAGCAGAGCAACAGATAAAAATACATTAAGGTTTTCTTATGGTAAGACAATTGGAGATCATGTAATTAAAAGAATGGAAGAAATTAACAGAGATAATATTGCTCTGCGCATGTCACAAAATATTACAGATAAGTTAACGGCTAATGTTAGTTTTATATATACGCATCAAAAAGTAAATAACAGAATGTATCAAAATGGGAGTAATAGAAACCCAGCCAATAACTACATGTATATGTTACCAAATATGTCTCAATCTAATTTACTTCCTTATATAAATGAGAATAATGAAGCTTTCCAATATGAGGGAGATTTTAATAACCCTTATTGGAATATATTTGAAAATAGTAATCAAGATATTACCAATAGAGTTGTAGCTAATATAACTTTAAATTGGACAATATTAAAAGGGCTAAAACTTAAAACTAGAATTAATGGTGCAATAAATAATGTAGATAGACAAGAGTTCAATAACAAAGGAGCCGATTATGACCCCAATGGTTTATATAGAGAAGTAAATATTTCAAGAGAAAATTGGAATTATGAAGCAATCTTAAATTATACAAAGAAATTTAACGATTTGTCATTAGTTTCTTTAATAGGCGTAAATCGATTTGATGTAAGAACAGACGGAAATAGGTTAACTGCTATTTCGTTAGTTGAGAGAGATATTATGAGTTTATCAAATGGTGATGAATTTGCACCTGAAATTTTTATTAATAATAATAAAAGAATAAACTCAGTATATGGTTCCGTTTCTTTAGGATACCAAAAAACATATTTTTTAGATTTCACAGCAAGAAATGATTGGGCCTCAACTTTACCAGCAAGTAATAATTCTTACTTCTATCCTTCCGTAGGTGGTACAATATTATTTTCAGAATTTATTCCTAGAAATGATATTTTAACTTTCGGGAAAATTAGAGCTTCCTATGCACAAGTTGGTAACGATACCGGTTTTAATCAAATTAGAAATAGCTATGTCCAAGGAGGTAATTACAATAATACAGATTGGGTAGCATTAGAAAGAATAAGAAAAAATTTAGAGTTAAAACCAGAATTAACTTCATCAACAGAATTTGGTATTGAAGCAAAGTTTTTCAATAATAGAATTTCTTTTGATGGTACTTATTATAAATCATCTACAAACAATCAAATTATAAATGTTTCAACTACGCCAACATCTGGTTTTGTAGGGAAATTTTTGAATGCAGGAGAGATTCAAAATGAAGGAATGGAATTATTTTTATCTGCTAAACTATTTGACAAAAAGTTTAAATGGTCAACAGATATTAACTGGTCTAAAAACGAATCATTTGTAGCCTCACTTTTTGATGGTGTAGAAAGCAGATTAGTAAGAAGCTGGTTTAATGTAGGTGTATTTGCAGAGGTAGGGGAGCCTTTTGGTAATATTAGAGGAAATTCTCAACTAGTTGACCCAGAAACGGGTACACCATTGGTGTTAGCTAATGGAAGGGCAGCTTGGGAGTCTAATCAATTATTAGGAAATGCACAACCAGATTGGATAGGGAGTATACGAAACTCATTTTCTTACAAAGGCTTCAGTTTAAATTTTTTAGTTGATGTTAAAATGGGAGGAGATTTATACTCCGGAACAATGGCCAAAACCTATAATCATGGTGTGCACGCTGGCACTCTAGAAGGAAGAGAAGAGTGGTTATTATCAACATTAATACTAGGAGAGAATAATAACGAAAGGCAAGGAAGGGGTTTATTTGGAAATAACTATGCGGATTCCGATAGGCCAAAAGGTAGAATTTATGAAAATTCAGCTTTAGGAGTGCAAGATGCTGATGGAAACTGGGCCGCAGAAAGAGACGCTAATGGAGAAATTATTTACACACAAAGGTGGTTAAATCCACAAGTATATGGTTTTGATGGTCTTCAAGATCAAAGAAGGTTTGTCTATGATGCTTCTTATGTAAAATTGAGAGAAGTTACTTTTGGTTACAACATACCACATAGATTAATTAAAAAAATAAAAATAAAGAATGCTAAAATTTCTGTTGTTGGTAGAAATTTATGGACTATTTATAGGAATACACCACAAGGAATAGACCCGGAATCAGGTACAACATCTGGTAATGGGCAGGGTATAGAATATGGTTCTTTCTTGCCTACAAGAACTTTTGGTGTTAATGTAAAACTAGTATTTTAA
- a CDS encoding SusD/RagB family nutrient-binding outer membrane lipoprotein, which produces MRFLTKLLLFTFLLTILDSCTNKFEEINTNPDAISVASPEELFAGTVKKGLDLIGGTLNDQMFNTYASYYGGKGGQFNRYFYTESGLDNFWRQFYVDVLKNNQDIIDNYSNDLSYTNRVYISKIWKSYVYSVLVSTFGAVPYEDASKGMLANRYSSEEFIYTDILNVLKEAGENMDPNGDALLQDPVFNGDNTKWIKFANSLRLKIALRISEGFPALAQQHGSEAMANENNLLSENLDNVALKWGLEEENWSFNYRRYIFITANQDVVPYINLNYLLNLKTYRDPRLVALIEPSLSPLTIRDEVFKSGSITEKIIVEYELPYFGRPLGGNATVDGWDLNGNDNILNGVETRRYSRPKVDVFMAQDMSYNLITYAELNFIKAEAQLKGWGGSKTAEQYYYDGIDASFQQYGVTGENEYKNRDGIKWGTSSTGDRHLFGVVNSGISANSLDKITRQRWLASFNQGHDIWCMQKRTRLLPLIDQFAPDGALGLDYASLPERMAYPPFSESVLNNDGFQEAVSNLSQGNSLYSELKINKPYTPTKWETIIPEFNQEFANNFYGDSEDDLIAAGITYTIL; this is translated from the coding sequence ATGAGATTTTTAACCAAATTATTATTGTTTACTTTTTTGTTAACAATATTAGATTCATGCACAAACAAATTTGAAGAAATTAATACAAATCCAGATGCAATTTCAGTAGCCTCACCTGAAGAACTTTTTGCAGGCACTGTAAAAAAAGGATTAGATTTAATTGGTGGTACTTTGAACGACCAAATGTTTAATACGTATGCTAGTTATTATGGTGGTAAAGGAGGCCAATTTAATAGATACTTTTATACAGAATCGGGGCTAGATAATTTTTGGAGGCAGTTTTATGTAGATGTTTTGAAAAATAATCAAGATATTATTGATAATTATAGTAACGACCTAAGCTATACGAATAGAGTGTATATATCAAAAATATGGAAAAGTTATGTGTATTCAGTCTTAGTGTCAACTTTTGGAGCTGTTCCTTATGAAGATGCCTCTAAAGGTATGCTGGCAAATAGATATTCATCTGAAGAATTTATTTATACTGATATTTTAAATGTTTTAAAAGAAGCTGGAGAAAATATGGATCCCAATGGAGATGCACTCTTGCAGGACCCAGTTTTTAATGGAGATAATACAAAATGGATAAAGTTTGCAAATTCACTTCGCTTAAAGATTGCTTTAAGAATTTCTGAAGGTTTCCCTGCTTTGGCTCAGCAACATGGTTCTGAAGCTATGGCAAATGAAAACAATCTTTTAAGCGAAAATTTAGATAATGTAGCTCTAAAGTGGGGTCTAGAAGAAGAAAATTGGTCGTTTAATTATCGGAGATATATATTTATAACTGCAAATCAAGATGTAGTTCCCTATATTAATCTAAATTATTTATTAAACTTAAAAACATACAGAGACCCAAGATTAGTAGCGTTAATTGAACCATCTTTAAGTCCTTTAACTATTAGGGATGAGGTGTTTAAGTCTGGTTCTATAACAGAAAAAATTATTGTAGAATATGAGCTACCATATTTTGGAAGACCTCTTGGAGGTAATGCTACTGTAGATGGATGGGATTTAAATGGGAATGACAACATTCTTAACGGAGTTGAAACTAGAAGATATAGCAGGCCTAAAGTAGATGTGTTTATGGCTCAAGATATGAGCTATAATCTTATTACGTATGCAGAATTAAATTTTATAAAAGCAGAAGCTCAACTAAAAGGCTGGGGAGGCTCTAAAACAGCAGAACAATATTATTATGATGGTATTGATGCTTCTTTTCAACAGTATGGAGTTACAGGAGAAAATGAGTACAAAAACAGAGATGGCATCAAATGGGGGACTTCAAGCACTGGTGATAGACATTTATTCGGTGTGGTAAACAGCGGTATTTCTGCGAACTCTTTAGATAAAATTACAAGACAACGTTGGCTAGCTAGTTTTAATCAAGGTCATGATATATGGTGTATGCAGAAAAGAACAAGACTGCTGCCTCTTATCGATCAATTTGCACCAGATGGAGCACTTGGATTAGATTATGCGTCCTTACCAGAAAGAATGGCATATCCACCATTTTCAGAAAGTGTATTAAATAACGATGGTTTTCAAGAAGCCGTTTCCAACTTATCGCAAGGTAATTCATTATATAGTGAACTTAAAATTAACAAACCATATACACCAACAAAATGGGAAACAATTATCCCTGAATTTAATCAAGAATTTGCAAATAATTTTTATGGAGACTCAGAGGATGATTTAATTGCCGCTGGAATAACCTATACAATACTATAA